A window of the Candida orthopsilosis Co 90-125, chromosome 1 draft sequence genome harbors these coding sequences:
- a CDS encoding Lcb4 sphingosine kinase — translation MPSLIQFFIRPIDVFFKRLYSSISQLFDMIASSSSLNRKLSSEQLLYRKKDLINVTLASQGIVIGSLRSQGIEQQNGQVLESNDDSEDLENADTSSGLMRLCNSCFGGKSISSDTKIPQFISYKNILHTEALGSEENHEVKLTFVTPDHDDYLKKASKLSIHTIKVQVQNYDIQKHSSETITSYIQNKAYHYKVLQQPSVLVLINPHGGQGNALKIYNGDIKPILQAARCKITYQETNYSGHATDIARGLNIDDYDVILCCSGDGIPHEVINGFYRRKDYGVAAFNKLIITQLPCGSGNALSLSTLGGSGATQIATWLMLKSKPSKLDLMAVTQGTGDKQVTKLSFLSQCYGIVADSDIGTEHLRWLGAIRFEIGVMQKVFTFAKYPCDLYVEAWTKDKSLIAQHVESHLANTNNGNNNSDLRVVTQEDLKLRQPSLDEPVPSHWKTVPQSITEKLNVFYVGNMPYVSADAQFFPAALPDDGHMDMVITDTNASILNIVSIMMNVEKGTHVNDENVIHAKVKSYRLVPRLKSTDNHYISVDGESFPVEALQVEVLPSIMTGLLYDGKFTETVLTE, via the coding sequence ATGCCAAGTTTAATACAATTCTTTATACGACCAATCGACGTTTTCTTTAAGAGGTTATATTCGTCAATATCCCAATTATTCGACATGATTGCGTCATCATCACTGTTGAATAGGAAGTTATCCTCAGAACAGCTTTTGTACCGCAAAAAGGACCTTATTAACGTCACATTAGCATCACAAGGGATTGTGATTGGAAGTCTACGATCTCAGGGGAtagaacaacaaaatggtCAAGTATTGGAGTCAAATGACGATAgtgaagatttggaaaacgCGGATACTTCAAGTGGGTTGATGAGGCTTTGTAATAGTTGTTTTGGAGGGAAGTCAATTTCCTCAGATACGAAAATCCCGCAATTCATATCTTACAAGAACATATTACACACTGAAGCTTTGGGATCCGAAGAAAATCATGAGGTCAAATTAACATTTGTCACCCCTGACCATGATGAttatttgaagaaagcGTCTAAATTGTCAATCCATACAATTAAAGTTCAAGTTCAGAATTATGATATTCAAAAACACTCACTGGAGACTATAACCAGTTATATTCAAAACAAGGCATACCACTATAAAGTGTTACAACAACCATCGGTGTTGGTTTTGATAAACCCTCATGGTGGTCAAGGTAATGCATTGAAAATCTACAATGGGGATATTAAACCCATATTGCAAGCGGCTCGTTGCAAAATTACTTATCAAGAGACAAATTATTCAGGACATGCAACTGATATTGCAAGAGGTTTGaacattgatgattatgatgtAATTTTGTGCTGTTCAGGTGACGGAATACCTCATGAAGTAATCAACGGGTTCTACCGACGTAAAGACTATGGTGTTGCGGCATTTAACAAATTAATTATTACTCAATTACCTTGTGGATCAGGAAACGCCCTAAGCTTAAGTACATTGGGAGGCTCAGGTGCCACACAAATTGCCACCTGGCTTATGCttaaatcaaaaccaagTAAATTAGATTTGATGGCAGTGACTCAAGGAACGGGAGATAAACAAGTTACCAAACTATCCTTCTTGAGCCAATGTTATGGTATTGTTGCTGATTCAGATATTGGAACTGAACATTTAAGATGGTTAGGTGCTATTCGTTTTGAAATCGGAGTCATGCAAAAAGTGTTTACATTTGCTAAATATCCATGTGATTTATATGTTGAAGCATGGACTAAAGATAAATCACTTATTGCTCAACATGTCGAACTGCATTTGGCCAATACCAATAATGGAAATAATAACAGTGATTTACGTGTCGTCACGcaagaagatttgaaattgcgTCAACCATCATTGGATGAGCCTGTGCCATCGCACTGGAAAACAGTTCCACAATCAATCACTGAAAAACTCAATGTGTTTTACGTAGGAAACATGCCTTATGTCTCCGCAGACGCCCAATTCTTTCCTGCTGCTTTACCTGATGACGGACACATGGATATGGTAATCACCGATACAAATGCATCCATACTCAACATTGTATCAATTATGATGAATGTGGAAAAAGGTACCCatgtcaatgatgaaaatgtgATACATGCTAAAGTCAAATCCTATCGTTTAGTGCCGAGGTTGAAAAGTACCGACAACCATTATATTTCTGTTGATGGGG